A genomic stretch from Falco cherrug isolate bFalChe1 chromosome 1, bFalChe1.pri, whole genome shotgun sequence includes:
- the ZGRF1 gene encoding protein ZGRF1 isoform X6 — protein sequence MASQEFTVLYTHQKMKKSKTWQDGILRITTGRNKAILFDDKGQCLESIFVKSQVNAGDNLEGERYLITVEAVKLNEKSFEDQPRKAEAPAVDRNGVKPGVLPPRHLSVGLKRKFTGFQGPRQVGKKILAMEDGLKSMTLPLSKQCQGTLSSKFYVTSPLFSTVSKKDTETNMFADFHEDVCMGNDTEHMSVSSLLSAPFLDRCEKAEKQNSDQSIVKPEPSQITGDTKSSSQTAGHRAASGNIRSTAQIIALLKSKPTQGCREQTPAVTECLSRFQASGNTGSLHKSTILHGFSGNSAKRLMQNIQDLPFTKGTVNDKKEWNAEMLLNSSEQPCVKEVTRHDKEADNLSHDLQDPCNTNSCFLPESIVSRMSDSQFVLSSGDVSCSASPITSEKKHSRYRGRSVTSSPKEDSSVKLQSELQPRQNPGEPSDLQLSEDLTLTETGIVKEELSTHGKDCGLGEQMMEVNFSLLEAFDFNDTNNEDLCERDVSKLTEGGMLSQSPDCLTEDDVAQNAALRLHSCCQVVTHSKNGEVKCSTSDGENDGNPCAGVMPSQLCDSDVGDTGTIAEDSANQTRFEVELLDDGCNIKEINEGQLNTEGTNKKDLDGCAVCTVNGMSQIKSKHSDLFPGDVNVNECHPKLSTFEKTGSISCISTSRITSAVDKKTEDDVIQLGCLKSPDVDLERFWGTKTDDIKPGSPLLALSQNLDPSYGSFQYIADHQDVFGVSHREDALISRSSVCPLGKGHSSLHETEIDENDFESLESINASQEACKGERIGTDCLKCMAMADNSSDLPDLVNNITLLRALTQHSTALESLQKIEENNSTLYEAETSKEIFEHLVKAKAIKQFTEIPYSESIQASSGSYFDSSGLMSPGSRSPHEGDIREENFEKQSNVIEESRIDQSPLALNMYSEVLPRTVSDSISHSDLRQTQWTSWEPDKVISSVELTSPLNPDSTFSPASGSGETIGDMQEPLIHRMLPTQEKSSYPGECNLSRFKRPVKTRARVPFVSLPATEKVPDAVYPTDSEEVQQSFESSVVNLCNESAVFPISAFGPGDRNYETSVFGEYTEDEQREFVQSVFPNLTSQYRQSKWLKYQNMAQCDLIAQNSDDSEVTDDICAENVLGMLLGDTGESSAVNKSAPGSACLLTAKSMLDKCCANTSKEDFISERKLLSLHLSQTPLAEATQKVLSHLSCYTVTGYGQDITISELSFPNVDKVKYADLPKRKISIPTVFESHVHYKQIFKAALTEQLNIMLFGLSQRLHKALSKVDVSFYTSLKDGQSMSKESCVPLCSHMRPAKLVMVKKEGQNKGRLFYTCDAPKSEQCLFFKWIEDVNPSQIKSRPSAVLHDMKSVGTYLRSQNIALYEGCQLLVRKAFEVQAQRCSKFKKFMNTPDRFDGDSKKKLYLKLSRKEHYSFYSKDDIWVISKTLNFDPLDTFIASSAFFGPSSNNEVELLPLKGYCPSNWRSNMIVHALLVCNASGELTALRNMEEHFNPSTLPLMPYLLKMNFRSENATNRVNKRKFIPPAINLKRTMTYGPVSTEVAMELAKKMIQTFLLNPDQATSLIRIAQMMTSCENLKPVEEHQILPITIIHGVFGAGKSYLLSVVILFLVQLFESSEATKGPRPAQWKLLIASSTNVAIDRILQGLLDLGFEDFIRVGSIRKITKAILPHSLHAGSGNDNEQLKELLALMKEDLTPTEKMYVRKSIEQHKLGTNKTILQQVKVVGVTCAACPFPCLNALKFPVVMLDECSQITEPASLLPIARFQCEKLVLVGDPKQLPPTIQGSESVHEKGLEQTLFDRLCLMGHKTILLRTQYRCHPAISAIANELFYEGNLINGVSEKDRSPLLDWLPTLCFYNVNGVEQIERDNSFYNMAEVHFAVKLIQALVASGIKGSAIGLITLYKSQMCKTQNLLSDIHSEAFELKAVQVSTVDAFQGAEKEIIVLSCVRTRQIGFIDSEKRMNVALTRAKRHLLIVGNLACLSRNRLWGRVIHHCKGWENGLQHASQCEQQLNEILTCYLEKREEEAQKN from the exons ATGGCTTCTCAAGAATTTACT GTGTTATATACTcaccaaaaaatgaaaaaatcaaaaACGTGGCAAGATGGAATTCTGAGGATTACAACTGGCAGAAATAAG GCTATCTTGTTTGATGATAAAGGACAATGTTTGGAGAGTATTTTTGTGAAATCTCAG GTGAATGCTGGAGATAATTTAGAAGGTGAACGATATTTGATCACAGTGGAAGCAGTAAAATTGaatgaaaaatcttttgaagATCAgccaaggaaagcagaagctCCAGCAGTGGATAGAAATGGTGTAAAACCTGGTGTTCTGCCTCCACGACATCTGTCTGTTGGCTTGAAAAGGAAGTTTACA GGTTTCCAAGGGCCACGCcaagttggaaagaaaatactagCAATGGAAGACGGATTAAAATCAATGACGTTACCTTTATCTAAGCAGTGTCAGGGTACTTTGTCATCCAAGTTTTATGTTACCTCTCCATTATTTTCTACAGTTTCTAAGAAGGATACAGAAACAAATATGTTTGCAGACTTTCATGAAGATGTGTGTATGGGTAACGATACAGAGCACATGTCTGTCTCCTCACTGCTTTCTGCTCCATTTCTTGACAGATGTGAGAAGGCAGAGAAGCAAAACTCTGATCAGTCCATTGTGAAGCCAGAACCTTCTCAAATTACTGGGGACACCAAATCTAGTAGTCAGACAGCTGGTCACAGGGCAGCATCAGGCAACATAAGGAGCACAGCACAGATAATTGCTCTTTTGAAGTCTAAACCAACGCAAGGATGCAGAGAGCAAACACCCGCAGTCACAGAATGCCTTTCTAGGTTTCAGGCATCAGGAAACACAGGTAGCTTACATAAGAGCACAATCCTGCATGGTTTTTCAGGCAACAGTGCCAAAAGACTCATGCAAAATATTCAGGACCTGCCTTTTACGAAGGGAACTGTAAATGATAAAAAGGAATGGAATGCTGAAATGCTTCTAAATTCATCTGAACAACCTTGTGTTAAAGAAGTCACAAGACATGACAAAGAGGCAGATAATTTAAGTCACGACTTACAAGATCCCTGCAATACAAATAGTTGCTTCCTACCTGAATCCATTGTAAGTAGAATGAGTGACAGTCAGTTTGTCCTATCCTCAGGTGACGTTTCATGTTCAGCAAGTCCAAtcacctctgaaaaaaaacactcCAGATACAGAGGACGTTCAGTGACTAGCAGTCCTAAGGAGGATTCATCTGTGAAGTTGCAAAGTGAGCTTCAGCCCAGACAAAATCCAGGAGAGCCTAGTGATCTGCAGCTCTCTGAGGACTTAACATTGACTGAAACTGGAATTGTAAAGGAGGAATTAAGTACACATGGCAAAGACTGTGGTCTGGGTGAACAGATGATGGAGGTTAACTTCAGTCTACTGGAGGCTTTTGATTTTAATGACACCAACAATGAAGACCTGTGTGAAAGAGATGTGAGTAAACTCACTGAAGGAGGCATGCTTTCACAAAGTCCAGATTGCTTAACAGAAGATGATGTAGCACAAAATGCTGCACTGAGGCTTCATTCTTGCTGTCAAGTAGTGACGCACAGTAAAAATGGAGAAGTCAAATGTTCAACATCTGATGGAGAGAATGATGGAAATCCCTGCGCTGGGGTTATGCCATCTCAGCTTTGCGACAGCGATGTCGGAGATACAGGGACAATTGCAGAAGACTCTGCAAACCAGACCAGATTTGAAGTGGAACTTTTGGATGATGGATGcaacataaaagaaattaatgaaggCCAATTAAATACTGAAGGCACAAACAAGAAGGATCTTGATGGCTGTGCAGTGTGTACCGTTAATGGCATGTCACAGATAAAAAGCAAGCACTCTGATCTCTTTCCTGGAGACGTAAATGTTAATGAATGTCACCCTAAACTGAGTACGTTTGAGAAAACTGGAAgtatttcatgtatttctacCAGCAGAATAACTTCTGCAGTGGACAAAAAGACCGAAGATGATGTTATACAGCTTGGATGCCTGAAATCCCCAGATGTTGATTTAGAGCGCTTCTGGGGTACTAAGACTGATGACATTAAACCAGGTAGTCCTTTGCTGGCTTTGTCACAAAACTTAGATCCTAGCTATGGCTCATTCCAATATATTGCAGACCACCAAGACGTGTTTGGTGTTTCACATAGGGAAGATGCTTTAATTTCCAGAAGTTCTGTCTGTCCTTTAGGAAAAGGCCATTCATCTCTACACGAAACAGAAATAGATGAAAATGACTTTGAAAGTTTAGAGAGCATAAATGCCTCTCAGGAAGCCTGCAAAGGTGAAAGAATAGGAACGGATTGCCTGAAATGCATGGCAATGGCTGACAATTCATCAGATCTTCCTGATTTGGTAAACAATATCACTCTTCTAAGAGCTTTGACTCAACATAGCACAGCATTAGAAAGCTTACAAAAGATTGAGGAAAATAATAGCACATTATATGAAGCAGAGACTTCTAAAGAGATATTTGAACACCTTGTGAAGGCTAAAG CTATAAAACAGTTTACGGAAATACCTTACTCAGAAAGTATACAGGCATCTTCCGGTTCATACTTTGATTCTTCTGGCCTTATG TCTCCAGGTTCAAGAAGTCCTCATGAGGGTGATATCAGAGAAgagaattttgaaaagcagtctAATGTTATTGAAGAGTCAAGAATAGATCAGTCCC CGTTGGCATTGAATATGTATTCTGAAGTTCTACCACGGACAGTGTCAGACTCAATTTCACATTCTGATTTGAGACAAACACAGTGGACTTCATGGGAACCTGACAAG GTGATATCATCAGTGGAACTGACTTCCCCGCTTAATCCAGACTCTACATTTTCTCCAGCTTCAGGAAGTGGGGAAACTATTGGAGATATGCAAGAGCCTCTGATACACAGGATGTTGCCAA CACAGGAGAAATCCAGCTATCCAGGGGAATGCAACCTCTCAAGATTCAAACGCCCAGTTAAAACACGAGCTCGAGTTCCGTTTGTCAGTCTTCCTGCCACTGAGAAGGTTCCCGATGCAGTTTATCCAACTGACAGTGAGGAGGTCCAGCAATCTTTTGAGTCTTCAGTAGTCAATTTATGCAACGAGTCAGCGGTATTTCCTATTAGTGCTTTTGGCCCTGGGGACAGAAATTATGAAACCTCTGTGTTTGGAGAGTATACGGAAGATGAACAAAGGGAGTTTGTACAATCAGTATTCCCTAATTTGACTTCACAATATAGACAAAGCAAGTGGCTAAAATATCAAAACATGGCTCAGTGTGACTTGATAGCTCAAAATAGTGATGATAGCGAAGTGACTGATGACATCTGTGCTGAGAATGTCCTTGGAATGCTGCTGGGTGATACAGGAGAGAGCAGTGCCGTGAATAAAAGCGCTCCCGGCTCTGCATGTCTACTGACAGCAAAGAGCATGCTTGATAAATGCTGTGCAAATACCAGCAAGGAAGATTTCATTTCAGAGAGGAAGTTACTTTCTCTGCACTTAAGTCAGACACCTTTGGCTGAAGCAACACAAAAGGTGTTAAGTCATCTGAGCTGCTACACTGTAACAGGATACGGCCAG gACATAACAATTTCTGAGTTGTCTTTTCCTAATGTGGATAAAGTAAAATATGCTGATCTTCCTAAAAGAAAGATTTCCATACCAACTGTTTTTGAGTCTCATGTTCActacaaacagatttttaaagctgctctgACAG AGCAATTAAACATAATGCTATTTGGGTTGTCACAAAGATTACACAAAGCTCTTTCAAAAGTGGATGTATCATTTTACACATCACTGAAAGATGGGCAAAGCATGAGCAAAGAAAGCTGCGTTCCACTCTGCAGTCACATGCGTCCTGCTAAGCTTGTTATGGTTAAAAAAGAAGGTCAAAACAAG gGTCGTTTGTTCTATACCTGTGATGCCCCAAAATCTGagcagtgtttgtttttcaagtggATAGAAGATGTGAACCCCTCGCAGATAAAATCCAGACCTAGTGCAGTGCTTCATGATATGAAAAGTGTTGGGACATACCTCAGAAGTCAAAATATTGCTCTCTATGAGGGATGCCAGCTCTTGGTGAG GAAAGCCTTTGAAGTTCAAGCACAACGGTGTAGTAAGTTCAAGAAATTTATGAATACACCTGATAGATTTGATGGTGATTCCAAAAAAAAGTTGTACCTCAAACTAAGTAGAAAGGAGCATTATTCTTTCTATAGCAAAG ATGATATTTGGGTTATTTCGAAGACTTTGAATTTTGATCCTCTTGATACTTTCATTGCAAGTAGTGCTTTCTTTGGACCATCCTCCAACAATGAAGTGGAATTACTACCACTGAAAGGCTACTGTCCCTCAAACTGGCGATCAAATA TGATTGTTCATGCCTTGCTGGTTTGTAATGCTAGTGGTGAGCTTACAGCTTTAAGGAATATGGAGGAGCACTTCAATCCATCTACGTTACCACTAATGCCATATCTATTAAAGAT GAATTTTCGTTCTGAAAATGCTACTAATAGagtcaacaaaagaaaatttattccaCCTGCCATCAACCTGAAACGCACAATGACGTATGGACCCGTCAGCACTGAAGTGGCAATGGAACTAGCTAAAAAGATGATCCAAACGTTCTTGTTGAACCCAGATCAAGCTACATCACTGATTCGGATAGCTCAGATGATGACCTCATGTGAAAATCTCAAACCAGTGGAAGAACACCAGATCTTGCCTATCACAATTATACATG GTGTTTTTGGAGCTGGCAAGAGCTATCTGCTGTCTGTTGTGATTTTGTTCTTAGTACAGCTCTTTGAAAGTAGTGAAGCTACCAAGGGTCCAAGGCCAGCTCAGTGGAAACTTCTGATTGCTTCTTCCACTAATGTTGCCATAGACAGGATACTGCAGGG TCTACTTGATCTTGGATTTGAGGATTTTATCAGAGTGGGAAGTATTAGGAAAATCACCAAAGCAATTCTTCCCCATAG tTTACATGCTGGCTCAGGAAACGATAATGAGCAGTTAAAAGAGCTGCTTGCTCTCATGAAAGAAGATTTAACTCCAactgaaaaaatgtatgtaaGGAAGAGTATCGAGCAACATAAACTGGGGACCAATAAAACTATACTGCAACAG GTAAAAGTGGTTGGAGTGACCTGTGCTGCCTGCCCGTTCCCTTGTCTGAATGCTCTTAAGTTTCCTGTAGTGATGCTGGATGAGTGCAGTCAGATAACCGAAcctgcttctctccttcctATTGCAAG GTTTCAGTGTGAAAAGCTAGTCCTTGTTGGAGACCCTAAGCAATTACCACCAACTATTCAAGGGTCTGAGAGTGTTCATGAAAAGGGATTGGAGCAGACTCTCTTTGACCGGCTTTGCTTAATG GGACATAAAACAATACTTCTTCGGACACAGTACCGATGTCACCCTGCTATTAGTGCCATAGCCAACGAGCTGTTCTACGAAGGAAATCTGATAAATGGTGTTTCCGAGAAAGATAGAAGTCCTTTATTGGATTGGCTTCCAACACTATGTTTTTATAATGTTAACGGGGTAGAGCAA ATTGAAAGAGACAACAGCTTTTATAACATGGCAGAAGTTCATTTTGCAGTCAAGCTCATCCAGGCTCTAGTTGCAAGTGGAATAAAAGGATCTGCAATTGGTCTGATTACTCTTTATAAATCACAGATGTGTAAG ACTCAGAATTTGCTTAGCGACATACACTCTGAGGCTTTTGAACTTAAAGCTGTCCAGGTGTCCACTGTAGATGCATTCCAAGGAGCTGAGAAGGAGATCATTGTTCTGTCGTGTGTAAGAACAAGACAAATTGGGTTCATCGACTCAGAAAAGAGGATGAACGTTGCACTGACGAGAGCAAAGAGGCACCTGTTGATTGTTGGAAATCTGGCCTGTTTAAGTAGGAACAGACTGTGGGGAAGAGTAATTCATCACTGCAAAG GATGGGAAAATGGATTGCAACATGCAAGCCAGTGTGAGCAGCAGCTAAACGAAATTCTTACATGTTACTTGGAGAAACGGGaggaagaagcacagaaaaattaa